The following DNA comes from Papaver somniferum cultivar HN1 chromosome 4, ASM357369v1, whole genome shotgun sequence.
GGAGGCCCATTTTGCAAAGTATAGGCAGGAAAACTTACAAATAAGGTAACCATTCGCACAGTTAGTGCATTTTCAGCATTTTGCATCGGGATTGTAGCTCTTGTTTGCCACGGACCACCAGACTTCTCTGGTTCTAAAATCCGAACCTCGAACTCTTCTATTGTGTAGCTTTTCTGAAGCTCGTCAGGGCTTATGTTATCATGCTCGATTTGATGACTGGCATCTTGATCAACCAGAGACGAAAGGACTTGATTCAATGGCTTAGCAACCTGCAACAGGAAATTAAGTTTTCAGTAGACCTCAAAAAGGTGATCTAGGACTTGATTTGGTGTAACGCTACCACTTGCAGACTTTGACTTCACACATATAAGCTTTAACTTCAGTTACATTCTCTTAACTATCCTACAGCCTATAGAGAAAAAACAATTAAGCTTTTTTCAAATAAGCGGATAAAAATTAAGGTTCGTGAGAATCTACTCACAGGAATAGAAACTATAAGCGGATAcaattttttctctgaaaaatagGTAACTTGATGTGGAGTGCCCCTTAGAGGAATCTGATAAATGCAAACATTTATTAGTAAGAACAATGATCACTTTCAAAGGGCTAAAACAAGACAAAGACTGAtaaaaggaaggaaaaagaaaagaagaattagaAGCCACACACCTTTTGGACAGGCCAATAGTTATCGTAGCTCAATAAAGATGGCAGTTGGCAAattttgagaaaaccctaaaagaatgATGATGGCGAAGATGTAAGTAAGACATTGTTCAATACATTAGAGTGTTAATGCTTCTCGCAAAGCATGAATTGCACAGGTGAAAGTTGAATTGCTATACATACCTGGGATGTGACATATATGAGACCATGATTGCAATTTACATTGTGAAGAACAGTAAACGCCACGACAGATCCGTCACAAAGCTGCATCCAGCAAATAGAATTAGGGGAAGTACTTGTTTATTTTCCTTGCCATACACTACACTGATATTTTAACCAACCAAAATCTCCCAAAGGAAGTGGAAACAGAAAAAACCTAGTTTCAGTGGGAGTAGGAGTAGGAGTATTTCGTGtcatatgagaaatacaatattGTTAAAAACACCATCTGTAAGATGGTTGGAGGATGACTGCTCTTTTCCATTTCTACtttttcatattaaaaaaaaaaagaggaaaaaagaaaaaagaattgctCACTTGTGGGTGGATTCGAAGCCGTTCCCTGCAGACCATAAACCAAGCTGGTCTTGACCCAGAAAGAAATAAACCCTGATAACCCCCAACATTCTTAAACATGGTCATCCTTTGGCTTGGGCCCGTAGAAGAGGCATCTTCCCTTGTATAAGTTTCCAGTGGAACACGAGCAAATCTCAAATTCCTCAGCCTGGATGTACTGTTACTGCTAAGGTTAACAGAACTTTCTGATGACACTGCTTCTTCAATCTTAGGCGTGTTGTCTTGCCCTTCGTACAGGTAAGCATGGTAGCAGAGCATTGTGCCATCAGTTAACAATCCAAAAAGAAATGGGCGGGTATGCTGACCCGACCACTTCTGCATGGCTAACTCTACAACCTTCATGTTCTGAGCATCTTCTTTCATCACTTTTATGTCTTctgagtttttatttttgtttttctgggGATCGTTAGACATCACCCCAGTAAAGGTATCAGCTAGGTGGGATTTTCCAGAGATGAATTTATCCATAGAAAAAACACAGTTAAAAGTAGGAACATCAAATATTTCAAGGGTACCACTTTCGTAACAAACCACGCAATAAATATCACCCTGATCAAGCATTGCGCCATCAGTGCCATCGATGGCCTCACCCACTCCTGTTGAAAGCCAAGCATCCGTGCTTGTTTTACGGAGCCATGGCTCAGGCCCCTTATCATGGTAAAGAGTACACGCAGATATCCACTTCTTAGAGCTGTCAAATAATGAAGGCGCACTAACTGACACAGTGCATGAGGATGGATCTGAACAAGAAAATAGAACGAAAACGGCATGAAATAAGGGAAAATACCTCTTATGTAACATTACTTAAAACTGATACGCATCCACAATGCATGTTGCTCAATCAAAATGTTTAGGCAGTACAACGCCAGAAAGAAACTCGACGGATGCAACATTTAAATGTCAGCCATTAGATTATCTCAAAACACAAGAGTACGTCGAATGCCTTACCCCCAACAAGAAGCTGGATACTGCCATCAGTCATTCTTAACAGCACGTACGGATCAGCTATAGTAACAGACAGCACAGCTGAACTCTCAGAAGCTGGTGTTGATTCAGGAGGAGGAGTTCCTAGGCTTAACTCTTGAGTCATGTAAGATCCATCAAGAATGCGAGCTCCACGAGCGTAGACCTGAATAACACGTCGCCTGATCGGAATACAGAAGTAAGTTTAGATGCTCCACTATGGTGTAATTAATTGACGCAAGACATGATGATATCTGGGAGCTCATCATATGATAAACATTATCACTAGCCAAAGTACACCGCATTGCTCTTGTGCCCGAGAAACTCATCAAAGTGATTTACAAATATTCTAAGCAGAAATTCATTTTCATGTGCACAAGACAGCCCTTCGTCAACAAAACTATGAGCTGTGTGTTTCTCTTTAATATTGTGTCGTGCAACTTGATACCATGTACAAATATTTGTTTTTCCCTACCAATATTTCTAGCTACTGGGAAACTGTTAGAagcaaagtccaaaataaaataaaagacaaGAATTTCAATGTAAAGGTGAAAAAATAGTAACAGACAATTCCTTTATTTACTGTGACGCTTAAACAGGGTGAACGGGATCAGAGAAACATTCACCTTCCAAACAAATTCCCTGCAGCGATAGTACTTCCTTGAATATAGTAACCAACACTTTCTGTGACCTCGCCCAGGGTATCAGCTGTCTCAAGAACCTAGATTGTATGGGTACGGAAATGGTTATAGGAAAACAAAGCAAAATAAACGAGAACGAAAAATACAAAATGTACAGTTGAAAATCTACAAGAGTTTTAAGTTATAATGCTTGCAAACCAAGTTCCACTAGCTGCTGGCAAAAAACTTGGGCAAAAAAAATGATAATACTGCCATCAGTGTTTCTTAGAAATTAATGCATCTATAAAATGCTTAGATAGCTCAACATTGGTAAGATTTATCCAACTAGAATTCCATCCCTTTTTTCTGAGTACTGTTGCTTATTGTGCCCAACATAAAGCAACTATCACATATATATAGTCGATTCTGTGATTAGGGAAATGAGGAAGGCATAACAAACATGCATGGCCAAAAATATTTCTTCCAGTGTAACAAAAAAATGTCAAAGAATGAAATTTTACCATTGTTCGTGACTGGAGACTTATTATCAAATATGCATGATACTCATCATCTGCGGATGATGCGTTAGAAGAATCCGCATTATGACCACGTGTACTTTTGTGGTACACTGTCCAAATCCCTTTACAACCAGGCAGCTCAACCTTTTTCCAGTAtacaaaaaaagagaaaagaaactaGTTATAGATCAGTAGAACTACATATAAATATGATGCATAATAGATTCACAACAGGACCCTCAGGGCCATAAGGAGCATAGGCATGTCACCCTAATCAAGTACCAACTTAAAACCAAGTTCCACCAGAAAGTAGTAAATAAGTAGAGCATATGTCGGATGCCATTTGATAGTAACAAAACCAGAAATTGAATGAACCGGCATTTTAGGATTTAGATAGTTTTCAACGGTTTACTCTATTGCCTCGAAGAAAAATGCTTTAGTAAAAATTGTTCAGATCCATAAACTGCTATTTTTCTTAGAACATCTACAGTTCCTCCAATTCAATCCATGTGGCTCAATTTTTTCAAATAAGAGATATCTACCCTTCCCGATTTCAATGGTAAATTAATTTGAagattaacaggaaacaaaacaaaaattccaGTGGCAAACACACTGTGTGATGAATATGACGAATTAAACCTCAAAGAGAACTCCGGGCAAACCTCAGTAATCAGCTCAGGGCGAACTGTTTGTTGAAGGACACAAAGAGAACCATTCTTCCCATGACCAGAACAGCAAACCTGAGAAGAATTAAAAACATTAGCTAACTAATGTTATAAGGTTGCCAATAAGTTATCCTTCAAAGAATTTCAAAAAACGTCTCTAGCTGATCCAAAAGTTTATTCAATAAAGTTGCAGTTGTATGATACATCACATCAATTGATTAATTCACAATAACTGAAGTACTCTCGGTTAAGAAGAAACAATAGAAAACTGAAGCACGGTCAGAATTTAAGCTCAATCACTTAAAAAAGACCAAATAAGAAACCATATTAACATCTGAAGACCAACCAGTTCATAGTTGCTCTGTTTTGAAGTCCCTACTGCATTTGGGTCAGCATTGATCCGCAAACCATATGCGAAATCCTTCAAAGGACCAACATTAATCAATGAATCCCTCACAGCAAATGAGAAGCTCTTCTGTGCAGATCAAAAGGCAAGACAACCCATTAGCGAAAAGTAACACAAATTTGTACAAACAGCTATCTGACCGAGATAACATTTGCTTGGTGTGCACGTATTTTCTAATTCTCAGATTGTTTAACACTAGAACTAAGTGGAGAGGAAATCAGATTGTTAATGCAAGTACCACCAAGAGAGAATTTTGAGCTAATTAAagacagagaagatgaagaagctgATATGACAATTCAGACAACCTGTGGTAATTCAGACATATTTGGAGCTGAACTAAATAACGACAACTCCTCACCACTTGCAATATCCTGCAAGGTTTCAGAGGATGCATGGCGCAATCGCTTTGCTGACGGAGCATCCCCTTCGATATCTCCAACCTGTCACACACAAGAGAGCACATCAGTCGCCAGACCTACATATGTCAGGAGCCACTGAAGAGTAATATGATTGATTTGAATTTCATATTATGAGCACGCACTTAAAACTTTTGATCTTTTAGGAAAACCTAAAACAAGAGTATTACCAAAATCCGCAAAGTAATATTTATCTGGGTATAATGAGCTTTAGCAACATTACTAATTAAGTCCTTCAGGAAATTCAATTACAGAGAGCATTATGACAGTATCTTTAATTTGATAAGGTGTTGCCACACATGAATTAGAGGAGATTCTAGAGGAATATACGTAATATGTAGTCAATTTGTTGTACAAgtgaaatggtggtggtggtggtgcattTTGATAGTAGAGATATAGTATATAATAAAAGCATCAGATATAAACATTGCAGCTGTAGACAGAGAAACTTCAGGATAAATGGTATGCAGGGAGAAAGAGCAAAATATACATCATTAGAGTGCCAATAATACTTTGATAGTAGAGATATAGTATATAATAAAAGCATCAGATAAATGGTATGCCGGGAGAACGAGCAAAACATACATCACTAGAGTGCCAACAATACTTTGATAGTAAGTAGAGATATAGTATATAATAAAAGCATCAGATATGAATGTTGCAGCTGTAGACAAAGAAACTTTAGGATAAATGGTATGCCTGGAGAAAGAGCAAAACATACATCACTAGAGTGACAATAATACTTTGATAGTAGAGATAGAGATGTAGTATATAATAAAAGCATCAGATATGAAAGTTGCAGATGTAGACAGAGAAACTTTAGAATAAATGGTATGCCGGTAGAAAGAGCAAAACATACATCACTAGAGTGCCAAGAATACTTTCAGTCAAAAGAGTTTTCCAACTAAAATTTACAGCTCTCTAACAAAATGAAGTAGCATGAAATGTTACAGAATTCTAATGCTCACCTCTTCCTTCACATGACCAGAAGTTGAAGCGGCAGCTCCCACTCCAGACGTATATTGGACAAGCATACTATCTCCCAAACGACTACCTAGGAAAAAGAACGAGCTGCCAATTGTTGCAATACCCTGTACAATTAACAGATAAATTGGTCAGTCGGATACTATTGTTGTGGAGGAGAATAACAGAAAGTCGTCGAtacgagaaaaaaagaaaaattgttcaCGAGTTAAAGATGCGGCCAACCGAAGTCAAGACTGAAGCTCTAAACTTTGAAAGTTCCAGCCTTTGCACAACCCTGAACAAGAAAAATACAAACACATCTATTAACCACAGCTCTACATGTACAAGCAAGCCATCTTAGTATGCGAGTACAAATATTTATTTGAATGTTGAAAGTTGAAGGTGTTGCCAGGGGAACAGGCATGATCCTTGTGAAACAGACACCTCGTACCCAGGGCTTGTTTGGCAAATCGGTATACTTCAGTTCTTAGTGACTTTTAGATTGAAGATAATCTGTAAACAACCCCACAGAAACATACCGTCCATCAGAAACCAACGTGAGCAACAGTAGTTCTCCTGTTTTGGTCGAAAGCATGGCCACATCGGGCAATAACCATGTCGCGTTGGCTGCATCAAGCTCGACACTAAAACTTGATCGAGGCAATTCTTGACTGAAAAGAAACAGTAATAGGATCTTCCGGTTAGCAGGTTTGAGACAATCTCTTAATTCATTCGTAAAAGTGCACTCAGcaagttaaagataagtttaacaTTGTGGGGAGATTAACCATCCGATTATTGTGGCCAAGCTAAAACAAGAATAATACAGCTCTTCTGTTCCCATTATAATAAATGCTAATGCTAATCATCTTAGTGTGCAAATAGCCCCTTTACGAAATACAAAACATTGAGTAGATCATAATCCTTCATAAGAAATGGAAGAGAACCTCATATCAGCAGGAACAGCGAAATGGTTCAAGGCAAGGGCACAAGACGTCAACTACAAGcagaaaaaaaagtaaaacaatTATATACTGATCTGAAACGTACAAATGCATGTCGGTCTTGCAAACTGAAATTTCTTGCAGTCACTAACAAAACAATCAATGACTAATCCAGCAAACCAGATAACAGCTTACTTGACTGTGATAATGTATAGCATTTGCACTAATTACAAGAACTCCACCCATTTTAGAAGGCACTGCAAGAAGTTTGTACGCATCGTGCGGAAGATTCTGCCAAAAATGGAAACGACAAAAAAGATTGAGGTAGTAATTTTTTGTTATATGCTTCTATCATATAATGGAGCAAAACTTAATCATGAAACTTGTCCTAAGTGTAAGAAATCGAACAAACTGAATCAGTAATGAAACCTATTTTGCCAACTTCTACCTTCTTTTAATTAAGTTGCGTAAACTGTACTCCTGTACTCCCTGAATATATTTTATGGGTAGCAAGTTTTGAAATTATGATATAGCCATTAACATTAAGGTAAGCCAACTAAAGTACATAGAGAAACAAAATTTACCATGTGTTGATAGTGTGATTAAATGATAACTAATAATGTAGTGCACATGCATGTTAATAGTAAGAATAAAGAGGATTTTGTAAGTTGTTTCGTAGATGATGAAATAGGCATCCTTTGGGCAAGGCACTTACAATAGCGGACCATATGAGGGGATGTTGCTTTGAAGTAGTATTAATACTAAGAGCACAAATCATGCAGGTGTGATGCTTCCAGGAGACACGTCCTGCCCAAGTAAGCTCTCTTTCGTGAAGGATGACCATCGTTGGCTCAATATATCCTACAGTACACGAACCAGTTAATGGGATATTACACCAATAACATGACAATCTTAAAACTAAAAAATACGACAATCACCTGTAGATGAGTATAATATAAATAACCCTAAATATGAATAAGACACACTCAAAAAGATGCAAGAATAGTTGAACTTGCATGAAGGACATATCACTCTCAAAAACAAGTAGCACGATGGAATTATCGCAAACATAAACAACATATTCACACATTATATTTATCCAAACTATTCAAGCTTTTCTAATTACTGTTACATTTTCTTCCGTTTTTTTAGGGCTACACAACAAGGGGCAAATTAGTAATTCAGAAGAATCTCATAAAGTAATCTCCGCATGGATATAAACTGTTTCCACCTGGCTAGTTGACTTCACAGAACAAGGCGGCAATATATTATCTTCACTTGAAAAGCTAGGCTTAATAGCGTACTAACTGATACTGTGCAACTTCAATTGCAGTTAAGTACAGAAGTAGTAAAAACAATGACGAAAAACAAAGGCTCTTGGgctgaaactatcaaaattaATGAACCACTTATCCGTTCTCACCATGTAGAAATACGAAATCTTTCACGTGCTTCATGTCCAACTCGCGCAAGCTTATCACGTATGATGACTCTATACGAGCACACTCTGTACCTCCAGAACCGCTCACATCATCGTCTCCACCTAAACCAGAACCAGCCTAATAACCATCAAAAAAATTAGAGAAGAGAATTACAGCTTACACCTAGAAAGGGGAAAACTTATACACCATGAGACAGGAGAAAGTAGCTACATATTTGCTGATACTTAAGAGACTGCCAGTATTTGATATACAATCAAAGGAATACCGATCATATGTTCCAGGCTTCCAGCAGAAACATGTTTGCTGATACTAGATTCTCTGTTTAGGCAAGATGCTCGATTTGAACAAGTATCAGTTTACATATTTCTGCAGGAACACGTGACAATTCATCCCTGCTTGAGGTTATAAAGGTAGCTCACTATTGTCAGACATATTAAGAAATCAGTTATGCAGTAAAAAACTTGCTTAAAATCTTTGATTCAGCTAA
Coding sequences within:
- the LOC113275099 gene encoding cleavage and polyadenylation specificity factor subunit 1-like, which encodes MSYAAFKMMHWPTGIENCASGFITHSGFDSAVPQIPLIRSYDLEPVVQERKGGIGPIPNLVVTSANILEVYIVRVHEEDDSKGTKSSSQLEPKRGGFMAGLSGASLELVSHYKLQGNVETMAVLSRGGDKSKRRDSIILTFADAKISVLEFDDSIDGFRTSSMHCFEGPEWQYLRRGRESFARGPLVKVDPQGRCSGVLAFGLEMIILKAAQAGSGLGGDDDVSGSGGTECARIESSYVISLRELDMKHVKDFVFLHGYIEPTMVILHERELTWAGRVSWKHHTCMICALSINTTSKQHPLIWSAINLPHDAYKLLAVPSKMGGVLVISANAIHYHSQLTSCALALNHFAVPADMSQELPRSSFSVELDAANATWLLPDVAMLSTKTGELLLLTLVSDGRVVQRLELSKFRASVLTSGIATIGSSFFFLGSRLGDSMLVQYTSGVGAAASTSGHVKEEVGDIEGDAPSAKRLRHASSETLQDIASGEELSLFSSAPNMSELPQKSFSFAVRDSLINVGPLKDFAYGLRINADPNAVGTSKQSNYELVCCSGHGKNGSLCVLQQTVRPELITEVELPGCKGIWTVYHKSTRGHNADSSNASSADDEYHAYLIISLQSRTMVLETADTLGEVTESVGYYIQGSTIAAGNLFGRRRVIQVYARGARILDGSYMTQELSLGTPPPESTPASESSAVLSVTIADPYVLLRMTDGSIQLLVGDPSSCTVSVSAPSLFDSSKKWISACTLYHDKGPEPWLRKTSTDAWLSTGVGEAIDGTDGAMLDQGDIYCVVCYESGTLEIFDVPTFNCVFSMDKFISGKSHLADTFTGVMSNDPQKNKNKNSEDIKVMKEDAQNMKVVELAMQKWSGQHTRPFLFGLLTDGTMLCYHAYLYEGQDNTPKIEEAVSSESSVNLSSNSTSRLRNLRFARVPLETYTREDASSTGPSQRMTMFKNVGGYQGLFLSGSRPAWFMVCRERLRIHPQLCDGSVVAFTVLHNVNCNHGLIYVTSQGFLKICQLPSLLSYDNYWPVQKIPLRGTPHQVTYFSEKKLYPLIVSIPVAKPLNQVLSSLVDQDASHQIEHDNISPDELQKSYTIEEFEVRILEPEKSGGPWQTRATIPMQNAENALTVRMVTLFNTTTKENETLMAVGTAYVQGEDVAARGRILLYSIGHNAENSQILVTEVYSKELKGAISALASLQGHLLLASGPKVILHKWTGTELNGVAFHDTPPLHVVSLNIVKNFILIGDIHKSIYFLSWKEQGAQLNLLAKDFGTLDSFSTEFLIDGSTLSLVVTDEQKNIQIFYYAPKMSESWKGQKLLSRAEFHIGAHVTKFLRLQMLPASDRTGATTGSGRFALLFGTLDGSIGCVAPLDELNFRRLQTLQRRLVDAVPHMGGLNPKAFRQFHSKGRAHKPGPDNMIDCELLSHYEMLALEDQLEIAHQIGTTRMQILTNLNDLSLGTSFL